GGGGAACAGCATCAGAGAGAAACCAGAGATTAGCAACTATTCCGGAGCAGCGTGGGCAGTCAGTCAGAGAATAAGATACAACCAGGAACAAAACTCGAGGAGCTCCCAGTGAACTCTTCTGAGAGAATTCGTTCCACTTCACCCCTCCCCTGAAGGACACTTTTCCGGGGTCTTGCCTCCCTCACCGTAGGACTCAGTCCCTGGCTCCTGGCTCTGGTTGACAAATTACAAGGAAGTGGCCAGAATTAGAGTCAGTTGGTACGTGTGGGTGTGTCAACCTTTCAGACACCCTCACACTCCCCCAGTGACCTATGGGAGGAGCCCATGGCCActcacaaaggtgaagcaaaagGGGTGCACACAGGGGTGCCCCAGGCCCCAGTCTGTGAGGATGCTTAGACTCCAGTTTCGATTATTTCctgtttatttcaattttgttctGAGTTACTATCTTTAGATtcattgaatgtcaaatatataatgcattctgcttttactttgtatttatccATCCCTCCTGCTACAGTTCCACTGTTTGTGTGCCTTCAGAGAATTACACTTGAAAATCTCTTCATGAGTAGCATAATTTTCATGCTGACACCACAAGGCGCGCGTCACTATATTCTTCCTTCTTATTCTCCTTTCCATTGAATCCTCTCTTAGCTCTCTTGGACTTCTGTCCCTAACGTCGGGGAGCACATTCCTTGagaatgagaggaagagagaaccaGGAGGCCTAAGCCTGAAGCAGAGACAAAAAGTGGGGTTTGTGGTTCAGCTTCTGTGAAGTCACCCCACCTCTCCTCTGAGCCTCTGAGCTCTGACCTTGAGAGTAGGCAGGAGCCACAGGCCATGGAATCAGGCCCTCCCTATGTATCTATTGTGTAGAAGCACAAAGAACATGAGAGATTTAGAAAGGGAACTGGGAACTGGGGAAAGTTAGGAAGAACCATAGCTACCACAGGGGGGCACTGCGTCCCCATGGGCTCTCCTGGATTGTCTAGGACCAACAAAATAGAGGTCAGACAAGAGCAGCAAACCCCACCCTTGCTCCCAGCAGAGAACATCTCTCCCTCCACCTAACTCTGGGTTTCTTATGTAGGGACGTCTACCAGAGAGACACACATGGTCACCACCCATTTCACACACCACCTCCATGACAGGTACACATCACGCACTCACGTCTGTGCACAAAAAtgaggttctctctctcttctgaagATTCCCCTGCTAGCAGTGTTATCTGTGCAGGTGGATGTGCTAAGACTTGCCTCCCCTTCCATAAGGCGCAGCTATTGACAGTCAAGGCCGCTGCTGGTTGGAGTTCTTTGCCTTTTCCTCATGTTTTGTTTACTTAGGAGCTAGTTAGCCAATGATTCCTATTTCGTCGTTTCTTTTCTTTAGTGTGGTGTTTAAGCACCTGCTGCCTACCCTGCGTGTGGTCACCCAACAGCCGCACCCTTTCTGATCCTCACCTACTGCATTGACAAGACTCAGCCCTGAGAGAGATGAAATGCTCAAGAACCACGAACATCTTCTAGGCTCTACTTCCCTGTCAGCGTGTCAGCTCTGGACATCGAGCTGCATTAGTCGTCAGCTCAGTTTCACGGAGGAAAGTGTGTAATTGCCTGTGGGGTTTCTATAATCTGGCAAATGACCTTGTAATATTCCACCCACAGTCCTCCGACCAATAACGCTATAAAGTACCGTTTCATTTTTACTTGTTGTGCCCCAAGAGCCCCAGAATCAGCCTGCAACAGCCACAAAATATCAAGTCCTCTTGATGATTATTATTCATACTTGAAAGCTTCTCAGAGAACGACACAGTCTAACTCCCCAAATTCTTGGATTCATTGGGGAAGAGTAAATCCTCCTTGCTGCTGGGACTCATCTGAAGGAGTCTTTAGATTGGGATCAACTATGAACAACCCATCCCTGCTAGTAACTGGATGAGTCCTGGTCTGCTTATTGTACTGACCCCCAACGCCCTGGGGTCGCCTAAAATGGAATCCAGGTGACCCCCTGGAGGATCCTGCAGGAAGGTGGGTCACGAGATGTCCTTGGGCACTTCAGCTTTCTGTACTTCCGGCTTTAAGATCATGACGTTGGTGACATCTCTGAAATCCTATGCATTTCTCAGTATCTGATACGGAAGTCTTCTAAGATCTCAGTAGTTCCTCTCCCAAGACCTAAAGTTACTACCAATATCAAGGACAACACCAATCTACTGAATAGGTATTATGTCGTCACATTTTGTGAAGTGTCTATGCTCTAGGGGCCCCCTCCCCTGGCTTATGTCCCTTTGAGAAGAGAATGTGAGAGTTGGTCAGGAAGAGGGTGGGAAAGGGGCACGATGCAGGCATATTCAGACAAAGAATAATGGTGATCAGATTCCTCTACAGTTTATTGTTACAGCAGAAGTTGTGGGAGACAGGAGAGCACCTTCCACACATAACACACCGTGGTCAGAGCCCCAAGGGAGCCCTTTCCACTCCTATGCCAAGCCCCAAGCAGCCCTTGGTTCCCACCCGCTTCCCACTCTAGACACACTCTGTCTCGATAGCTACCAAAGTTAGTGCAGCCAATGGCCCCAGGCCCCTTCCTGTTGCCTCAGCTCCAGTCCTTTCCTCAAACTTGTTCATTGCCCGTCACCTCCCAGTCCAACTTCTATTCACACACTGGATGTTTCTCTCACATCCTGAGGACAACTAACCCAGCAGCAAGCCTCCCGTGACACATTCATTTAGGCCCATACCCTTCAGAGACCTGAAGGGTTAATGAGAAGCCATGTCCGCTTTGGTGAATGGAGACCCAGCCCTACCCTTGCAATGGGATGAGTAGGGAGAGTCTGGGGGAGGCACCATGGACACCTACAGCAGCCTCTTATCCCTCCTCTACAGACACCTAGATTAGGGAGAGGGGACACGTGCCCTCTCCGCCTTAACACAAGAATGAGGGAAAGGGATCATTTAGGGGTCCGGGTCCCTAAGAGATATTAGGATCTCTCTCTCAGCTGAGAGGAATCACAAGTTAGAGGTCAAGGTTAGGGAAGCAATCCAAGATCAAGGCCATGTCCCCACATGATCTGCCCATCTTCCCTTGCTCACTCTGGCCCAGTGCCCTATGCACCTCCCAGGTTAGTGctgggggaggtgagggtgggTCCCACACCAGGGCAACAAGGGCCACTCAACAGGAGACCTCCATGGTGTGCCCTGGGGGCCCTGAAGGGAGAGTCCCAGACTCGCTGCTCTGGGACAGGGTGCGAGAGCGGGACCGATTGCCATCAAAGGATGCCGCACTGGTCAGGGAGGCTGTGCGAGAACGGGACAGGCGAGTCATGCAGGAGGAGGCCACTGTGGAGAGAGAAGGATAAGTAGGCAGTCAGAGAGGAGGTAACTCAGAGTGGGGTGCTTGGGTGGAGACGAGAGTTACAAACAGGACCAGGGAGTCAATGAGCTTGATTTGGCAGATGGTGGTGAAGTCCAGGAATTAGCCTAAAATGCTTCCTCCCCTCAGTGGCCAACCTTCCTCCTATGTAGCAATCCCTCGTCCTCATGATAGCCTCTGACCCCCATACTCACTGTAGCCCATGCCTTGCAGGAAGTACTTGATGGCCTCGGTCAGCTTGCCTGGCTGTGGAAGTAAGAAGAGGATCGGGAGACAGTGAGGTGAGGTTAGGAGCTGTGCTggagccccaggccctggcaggtTGGGGATGGGTTGTATGGCAAAGGGTGTATAGTCCAGTGCCACGAATATCCCATCCCACGGATGGCAGGGGTACTCACCTGAGTCAGCTGGGGCTGACCTCCGGAGTCGGCCATCTGTTCAGGAGAGAGCCAACCCAAAAAAAGTGATACACACATGAATAAAGTGAGCCAGGCTGGGAGGCAGAAAAGGGTCTCTCTTCCCTGCTTCCCCGtaggggttttttgttttattggtttttgtttgtttgtttgtttgtgtttctatttttacttcGTGCATTGCACTTGCTCCCAGGCAGGACCCTGGAGGCCTCGGCCTAGAAGCTGAATCTAGGATTCAGGATCTATGGCTCTGGACAGGAGTCAGGCTGGGCATGGAGCAGGGTGACTGACCTTGAGGAAAGAGGTCTGGATGGGGTCCAGCTTGGAGTTACATTCCACCTGGAGTAAGTAGGAAGTTGAATGAATGAGGTCACAGTCCCTGCGGCCCCTCCCGTCCAAAGGACCCACGGACCCAGACCCCAGTTCCTTTCCTATCAGCCCCCTACCCATTTCCTTTTTACCAGAAATCAATCTCTCACGTACCAAAGTTACTCTCCCTGTCCCAAACTGAGCTTGCCTCTTGGCAAGATACCCCTCTTAACCACCACCCTAGGACTCCAAacctccctcacccacccccaaattccCCACTGACCACTGCATCTTCATGGGGTGCTTGGTCTCCTACCACCAGCATCACAGGGCACCTAGAGGCACAGTGTCGGGGAGGAGGTGGTGAGCCCTGGcgttccctcccccacctccttcccagaAGAGCAGCTGGAAAAATGTCTGGCTCCTCTGACCTCACCAAGAGGAGTCAAAGGCAGAAGACCTAGTGGGTAGTGATTTGTTAattgggatggggtgggaggggacaagAAAATTGCCTGGCAAAAGACTCTCCTTCTAAAGGATATAAGCACCTAGGGAAGATCCAGGGAGAGAGGCAAAGCTCTAGCTCTTAAAGTCTTACTTGAGAGTGATATCACCTCCACGCTCAAAGTTCAGGTCTCGGCGGCTAGAGGGAGGTTAAAAGAGAAGTAGGAATTTTAGGCAAGCAATGTTATCCATCCAGATATAAAGTATCTCCCCCATGAGGAAGCTATCTTCCTGCCAGAAACTACAATCAAATATTGGTGATTAAAAGTGGGAACCAAAGGGGAAGATAACAGGCAGGCCTCAAGCGCCATCCCTATAGACACTGTGCCCCAGGTCCCTGGTCAGAGTGGGGTGAATGGGAGGAAGGGCACAGGACAGACCATCATCTCACTTCTGGGAACCGAAAACTGCAAGGGAAGGAAATAGGAGAAAGGGGGACAGCGCCTCACAATTCCTCCTTCTGGGCCTGTCCTGCAGATGCTCCAGGTGCACAGCAAATCCCGCCCTCCTTGCACACCGTGTACCTTCTGgccttccctctcctcctgtcTGCCTCCCCATCACCCCAGCCACTGCTTCTACATTGCTttcacatgcacacgcacacacacactgcccacTCACTTGTTATAGCTGTTCCAGTATAGTACAATGTTCTCCAGATTGGGAGCATGTGTAATGGTATTTCTATACTTTTGTATCAACTCAGAATTTCCAGACAGCTCTTCctgaagcaaagaaaggaaagaaaactcagGGTTGGGAAGAGAAGCCAACAAGTTACTGGATGTGAAGAGACAAGCCTTCTTCCCTCCGCATATCCTGTCCCAGCTAAAGAATTCACCCCAAGCATTCAAGTCCCTGCTggtcccctcttcttcctccatcttccacAACCACTTACCTGGCTGAAAAGATGTCCAAGGATCATCTCCGAAATGGAAGAGGTAAGGCCTGTAAGCTACAAGGAAAGGGCAGGTGAGAAAGCTCAGGACATTATGGGGAGAAGAGACCCAGGCAAAGTGACACAGCTTCTTTCCTGCTCTATGCCGCCCTCCTTGAAGTTCACAGGCCAATCAGTTATACTGGTAGAGCCTAACTGGACCCATACAAGAGAACCCCCACCCTAGATCTCAGCACACAGGCCCCTCCAAACCTTGTGGGCTGCCCAGTCCATCCAACCCTTGGCATTGGGATCAATGTTGATGAGGACAAGTCCCTCGACTGAATCCTGGTGATTAAGCTGAAGggcagcagaaggaagggaaatcAGAGGCGGTGCATGGCCGTCTCCCCTCCCCACTGAGGTCCACCCACTCTTAGGCTGCCACGGGGCTTCCCTCTCCACCCTGCCACCCATGTCCTCCCGCCAAACACACACTAGCAAACAATACTCTCTTAATCAGCCTGCCATGGGCCTTAGACCTGCCTTTCCCTCATCGGGTGGTTTTTATATCTTACAGCATATCGTGACAGGATGTAGGCTCCAGCTCCAACACCAATTCCAATTATTGTGGAGAAACTGTAAAAGGGAAAGTATGTCTAATGGGCCCCGATGTCCAAAACTTTGACTTTCCAAACTCCTCACCCTCTTTCCTAAAAGCCACAGGCACAAAGGACAGAAAGGGACCTGCCAAGGAGCTCAAAAACTGACATTGGTAGTTAGTGTAGGACCCTAAAGTCTTTCTCCAGCTCTCTCTTGGAGAGTTAGTGtcttaaaaagaaacacccaTCCACCAACACACCAGATACTGTCTTCCTAGCTAACTCTTTGTCCATTCTGTTTTCAGGAGCTAGTTCAACTTGTTCTGTTTTAGTTCCTGGTTCCTC
The nucleotide sequence above comes from Rhinolophus ferrumequinum isolate MPI-CBG mRhiFer1 chromosome 6, mRhiFer1_v1.p, whole genome shotgun sequence. Encoded proteins:
- the NDRG2 gene encoding protein NDRG2 isoform X2, with protein sequence MAELQEVQITEEKPLLPGQTPEVAKTHSVETPYGSVTFTVYGTPKPKRPAILTYHDVGLNYKSCFQPLFQFGDMQEIIQNFVRVHVDAPGMEDGAPVFPVGYQYPSLDQLADMIPCILQYLNFSTIIGIGVGAGAYILSRYALNHQDSVEGLVLINIDPNAKGWMDWAAHKLTGLTSSISEMILGHLFSQEELSGNSELIQKYRNTITHAPNLENIVLYWNSYNNRRDLNFERGGDITLKCPVMLVVGDQAPHEDAVVECNSKLDPIQTSFLKMADSGGQPQLTQPGKLTEAIKYFLQGMGYMASSCMTRLSRSRTASLTSAASFDGNRSRSRTLSQSSESGTLPSGPPGHTMEVSC
- the NDRG2 gene encoding protein NDRG2 isoform X1: MAELQEVQITEEKPLLPGQTPEVAKEAELAARILLDQGQTHSVETPYGSVTFTVYGTPKPKRPAILTYHDVGLNYKSCFQPLFQFGDMQEIIQNFVRVHVDAPGMEDGAPVFPVGYQYPSLDQLADMIPCILQYLNFSTIIGIGVGAGAYILSRYALNHQDSVEGLVLINIDPNAKGWMDWAAHKLTGLTSSISEMILGHLFSQEELSGNSELIQKYRNTITHAPNLENIVLYWNSYNNRRDLNFERGGDITLKCPVMLVVGDQAPHEDAVVECNSKLDPIQTSFLKMADSGGQPQLTQPGKLTEAIKYFLQGMGYMASSCMTRLSRSRTASLTSAASFDGNRSRSRTLSQSSESGTLPSGPPGHTMEVSC
- the NDRG2 gene encoding protein NDRG2 isoform X3, with protein sequence MAPPNQNVQRYSPTMMWDSTPLFQFGDMQEIIQNFVRVHVDAPGMEDGAPVFPVGYQYPSLDQLADMIPCILQYLNFSTIIGIGVGAGAYILSRYALNHQDSVEGLVLINIDPNAKGWMDWAAHKLTGLTSSISEMILGHLFSQEELSGNSELIQKYRNTITHAPNLENIVLYWNSYNNRRDLNFERGGDITLKCPVMLVVGDQAPHEDAVVECNSKLDPIQTSFLKMADSGGQPQLTQPGKLTEAIKYFLQGMGYMASSCMTRLSRSRTASLTSAASFDGNRSRSRTLSQSSESGTLPSGPPGHTMEVSC